From a region of the Helianthus annuus cultivar XRQ/B chromosome 5, HanXRQr2.0-SUNRISE, whole genome shotgun sequence genome:
- the LOC110941410 gene encoding F-box protein 7 codes for MASDYATNIVAELESASQLRAAGFFITRRPWLDLYGVNVRPVAPFGSTYGKPVVDSSLIHKCLPDELLFEIFARMTPYNLGKAACVCRKWRNTVRNPVFWRNACLKAWQISGVVENYKLMQSHYDSSWRKMWLSRPRVRMDGIYVSRNTYIRAGVAEWKVTNPVHVVCYFRYLRFYPSGRFLYKNSSEKLKDVVKFMNFRSTKAEICHSGRFTMSEDKVEGALLYPGLRPTIWRIRLRLRGTTAGANNRMDLLSIVTSGVQESEVPGPDGDILGVVEGWQDDETHNPEVPAISHTRGLTPFVFVPFEEADTSVLNLPVERMDYYVPG; via the exons ATGGCTTCAG ATTACGCCACGAATATTGTTGCTGAACTTGAATCGGCCTCTCAGTTGAGGGCTGCAGGATTCTTCATTACACGAAGACCATGGCTCG ATCTCTATGGGGTAAATGTAAGACCAGTTGCACCATTTGGTAGCACATATGGTAAACCGGTTGTTGATTCATCGCTGATACATAAGTGCTTGCCAGATGAATTACTGTTTGAG ATTTTTGCTAGAATGACCCCATACAACTTGGGGAAAGCAGCTTGTGTTTGTAGAAAATGGAGAAATACCGTACGTAACCCTGTGTTTTGGCGTAATGCGTGCTTAAAAGCCTGGCAG ATATCTGGTGTAGTTGAAAATTATAAGCTTATGCAAAGCCATTATGATTCCTCGTGGAGGAAGATGTGGTTATCGAGGCCGAGGGTCCGcatggatg GTATCTATGTGAGTAGGAACACCTATATTCGTGCTGGTGTAGCAGAGTGGAAGGTCACCAACCCAGTTCATGTG GTTTGCTATTTCCGGTACCTCAGGTTTTATCCTTCTGGCAGGTTTCTATATAAG AATTCATCCGAGAAATTAAAGGATGTTGTGAAATTCATGAACTTCCGTTCCACTAAAGCTGAGATTTGTCACAGTGGTCGCTTCACGATGTCTGAAGACAAG GTTGAAGGTGCTCTTTTGTATCCTGGTTTGCGTCCTACTATTTGGAGAATCCGCTTGAG GTTACGAGGTACAACAGCAGGGGCTAACAACCGGATGGATCTTCTTTCGATTGTGACTAGTGGCGTGCAAGAGAGTGAGGTCCCGGGGCCCGATGGGGACATTCTTGGAGTTGTTGAAGGGTGGCAGGATGATGAAACGCACAATCCAGAAGTACCCGCTATTTCTCATACAAGAGGTTTGACACCTTTTGTGTTTGTTCCATTCGAAGAG GCGGATACTTCAGTTCTGAATCTGCCTGTAGAGCGCATGGATTATTACGTACCCGGTTGA
- the LOC110943680 gene encoding uncharacterized protein LOC110943680, with amino-acid sequence MTTRSRSDSEKSNLEKTVEEHGVTLLKVDAFMQKSEQTFASLNANVQALLAKLSGDSGYEMVNHPTAGPSNRNERLHRIGKIDFPKFDGNEVDDWIYKCEHFFNVDETPENFKVRYAAIHLEGKAVKWHQAFLKTKTVPISEITWKEYSEAVVNRFSLVLFEDAMGILTSLAVKPEIGGPVRMFQPKTMKEAFYLAKIQDTTNKSVRSSCGGNRYYSNNSAVGNKMQSTVKPPTNVSHLPLLPSPPMSKRFPNTKQISSKENEGKRARGECFWCPEKFTPGHKCANKKLFVLEVIGVDEDEEKGGDYIIDETVDHQDWQDPPQISIHALTGMVSYSTMKVVGTIGNKQLRILIDSGSTHNFVNESLAKKLKCPLKPIDSVTIGVANGNEIVCENYSPNFQWFMQVTIGNTQCSLKGVDSNKISLCSANSMHTLLGQQDKVVEAHLFSMQLQPTKKEFQHKTKVTTVKNNMQLDKLLSEFEDVFKTPTTLPPKRAFDHRILLKDESQVVNLKPYRYQSTQKDLIEKLTKELMETGVVRGSSSPFAASVVWLKKDGTWRFCIDYRRLNDVTIKNSYPIPLVDELFKELGHALVFSKLDLRAGYHQIQMHDDDIHKTAFRTHEGLFEFVVMPFGLTNAPTTFQALMNSIFKKFLRKFVLVFFDDILVYSDSWESHIDHLRQVLLILRDQQLYAKKSKCNFGGSSVEYLGHIISNKGVSTDPKK; translated from the exons ATGACAACTCGTAGCAGATCCGATTCAGAGAAATCAAATCTTGAAAAAACGGTGGAAGAACATGGTGTTACTCTTTTAAAGGTGGATGCATTCATGCAGAAGTCTGAACAGACGTTTGCAAGTCTTAATGCGAATGTTCAAGCATTATTGGCTAAGCTAAGTGGGGATTCTGGTTACGAAATGGTCAATCATCCTACAGCAGGTCCAAGCAACAGGAATGAGCGATTACATAGGATTGGGAAGATTGATTTCCCAAAGTTCGATGGAAATGAAGTAGATGATTGGATATACAAATGTGAACATTTCTTCAATGTAGATGAAACCCCGGAGAATTTCAAGGTTCGTTATGCAGCAATTCATCTTGAAGGAAAGGCAGTTAAATGGCATCAAGCTTTCTTGAAGACTAAAACGGTGCCTATCTCGGAAATTACATGGAAAGAGTATTCAGAAGCCGTTGTTAATCGTTTTTCTTTGGTCCTGTTTGAAGATGCAATGGGTATCTTAACTTCTTTG GCAGTAAAGCCTGAAATTGGCGGACCTGTGAGGATGTTTCAGCCAAAAACCATGAAGGAAGCATTCTATTTGGCCAAGATTCAAGATACAACGAATAAATCAGTGAGATCTTCTTGTGGGGGTAACAGGTATTACTCTAATAATTCTGCAGTAGGAAATAAGATGCAAAGTACAGTCAAACCTCCTACTAATGTTTCTCACCTACCTTTGTTACCATCCCCACCTATGTCAAAAAGATTCCCTAATACTAAGCAGATATCTAGTAAAGAGAATGAGGGAAAGAGGGCAAGGGGAGAATGTTTTTGGTGTCCTGAAAAGTTCACACCAGGGCACAAGTGTGCAAATAAAAAGTTGTTTGTATTGGAAGTGATAGGGGTAGATGAAGATGAGGAAAAAGGGGGAGATTATATAATTGATGAGACTGTGGATCATCAGGATTGGCAGGATCCACCACAGATCTCTATTCATGCCTTAACTGGTATGGTTTCATACTCAACAATGAAAGTGGTAGGTACCATAGGAAACAAACAGTTAAGGATATTGATTGACTCGGGATCGACTCACAACTTTGTGAATGAGAGTTTAGCCAAGAAGCTTAAGTGTCCCTTGAAACCTATTGATAGTGTTACAATAGGGGTGGCTAATGGAAATGAGATTGTGTGCGAAAATTATTCTCCTAATTTCCAATGGTTTATGCAAG TTACTATTGGGAACACTCAATGCAGTCTTAAAGGAGTTGACAGTAATAAGATTTCCTTATGTTCAGCAAACAGTATGCACACTCTATTAGGTCAACAAGACAAGGTGGTAGAAGCTCACTTGTTTAGCATGCAACTGCAGCCTACCAAGAAGGAATTTCAGCACAAAACGAAAGTCACTACAGTAAAGAATAACATGCAGTTAGATAAATTGCTATCTGAGTTTGAAGATGTGTTCAAAACTCCTACTACATTACCACCAAAGAGGGCATTTGATCACAGAATTCTGTTAAAGGATGAGTCACAAGTAGTCAATCTCAAGCCTTATAGATATCAATCAACTCAAAAAGATTTGATTGAAAAGTTGACCAAAGAGTTGATGGAAACCGGTGTGGTGAGGGGCAGTTCAAGTCCATTTGCAGCTTCTGTGGTTTGGTTAAAAAAAGATGGTACCTGGAGATTTTGTATTGATTACAGAAGGTTAAACGATGTGACAATCAAAAACAGTTATCCAATTCCATTGGTGGATGAATTGTTTAAAGAATTGGGTCATGCTTTGGTATTTTCGAAGCTGGATCTTAGGGCAGGATACCACCAAATCCAGATGCATGATGATGACATtcataagactgcattcagaacacacGAGGGTCTGTTTGAGTTTGTAGTAATGCCTTTCGGCCTAACTAATGCACCGACAACCTTCCAAGCGTTGATGAATTCCATTTTCAAGAAGTTTCTAAGGAAATTTGTGCTGGTTTTTTTTGACGACATATTAGTTTATAGTGATAGTTGGGAATCTCATATTGATCACCTTAGACAAGTGCTGCTGATTTTGAGAGATCAACAGTTATATGCCAAGAAATCTAAGTGCAATTTTGGGGGGTCTTCGGTGGAATACTTGGGTCATATAATTTCCAATAAAGGGGTGTCCACGGATCCTAAAAAATAG
- the LOC110941411 gene encoding filament-like plant protein: MEKKSWLWKRKSSDRSPGETESSTSISSHSESNSDEKAEQESSKKSTNHSQSPEVTSKASTTNSEVNDSFKSLTEKLSAALVNVGAKEDLVKQHAKVAEEAVAGWEKAENEVTKLKQELEAALQQNVALEVRANHLDGALKECVKQLRLAKEEHEQKLNEIIEERTHKWDSIKKDLEIQICSLKSKLQAETSPVIDPKVLVKLENLEKENSTLKFELNVQSEELEIRTIERDLSTQAAETASKQQLESIKKVAKLEAECRKLQSLTRKSPSVNDNHKAVSISSFYVDSLTDSQSVDSFKMNNLEHNENEQGCSDSWALALMAELDQFKSRKSVAKNVTSCSDINNIMDDFLEMERIASLSEGQNETPRCNSETEDNLLKNELETMSQRVSELKEQLEKLEAEKYELENALNSSKQSLALSNAELADTKRQMVDLQKEMTIVNESKEMLESQIVNMEKNARIMSTEVESIKADVSNERRFSSEMKSKCEQLEKELVEKTEEVKLQMVAKSNDELKVKQNLEVAAADRLSECQKTISSLARQLESLATLEDFLIDTANLPGFSGNSSVAKTGGELWKLHSNDTYMPKKTIIPAKQVENNGDKDESPSSTSSSASSVVSLNHFGGHSKSKNGFEKLFSRNKNGIQGEIHHG, translated from the exons ATGGAGAAGAAGAGTTGGTTGTGGAAAAGGAAGTCGTCTGACCGGAGTCCCGGTGAGACCGAAAGTTCCACATCGATATCGTCGCATTCGGAGAGTAACTCTGATGAAAAG GCTGAGCAGGAGAGTTCGAAGAAATCGACGAATCATTCGCAGTCACCTGAAGTAACATCGAAAGCATCGACTACTAATTCGGAGGTTAATGACAGTTTCAAGAGTTTAACAGAAAAACTGTCAGCAGCTCTTGTTAATGTTGGTGCTAAAGAAGATTTAGTTAAGCAACATGCTAAAGTTGCAGAAGAAGCTGTTGCAG GTTGGGAAAAGGCGGAAAATGAAGTTACAAAACTGAAACAAGAACTCGAGGCAGCCTTGCAGCAGAATGTGGCTCTTGAAGTTAGAGCTAATCATTTGGATGGTGCTCTTAAGGAATGCGTTAAACAGCTAAGGCTAGcgaaggaagaacacgagcaaaaGCTTAACGAGATTATAGAAGAGAGAACGCACAAGTGGGACTCGATCAAAAAGGATCTCGAAATCCAGATTTGTAGTCTTAAATCAAAGTTACAGGCTGAAACTTCTCCGGTGATTGATCCGAAAGTTCTTGTAAAGCTTGAGAATTTAGAGAAAGAAAACTCGACGCTTAAGTTTGAGCTTAACGTGCAATCAGAAGAGTTGGAAATCCGGACGATTGAGAGAGATTTGAGCACGCAAGCAGCGGAAACTGCTAGTAAACAACAGTTGGAAAGTATAAAGAAAGTGGCGAAACTTGAAGCCGAGTGCAGGAAGTTGCAATCATTGACTCGTAAATCGCCTTCGGTTAATGATAACCATAAAGCGGTTTCAATTTCTTCGTTTTATGTTGATTCGCTTACGGACAGTCAATCGGTAGACTCATTTAAAATGAATAATTTGGAGCATAACGAAAACGAACAAGGGTGTTCAGATTCATGGGCGTTGGCATTAATGGCCGAGCTTGATCAGTTCAAAAGCCGGAAATCTGTGGCTAAAAACGTAACATCATGTTCCGACATCAACAATATAATGGATGATTTCTTGGAAATGGAGCGAATTGCTTCGTTATCGGAAGGTCAGAACGAAACCCCTCGTTGTAATTCTGAAACCGAAGATAATTTGTTGAAAAACGAGCTTGAAACGATGAGTCAGCGGGTGAGTGAGCTGAAAGAACAGTTAGAGAAACTAGAAGCTGAGAAATATGAACTTGAGAATGCGTTAAATTCAAGTAAACAATCTCTTGCTTTGTCAAATGCTGAGCTTGCTGATACCAAACGTCAAATGGTTGACCTACAAAAGGAGATGACTATCGTCAACGAGTCAAAGGAGATGCTCGAGTCTCAAATTGTTAATATGGAAAAGAATGCTCGAATCATGTCTACGGAAGTTGAGTCAATAAAGGCAGATGTTAGTAACGAAAGGCGGTTCTCATCTGAAATGAAAAGTAAATGTGAACAATTGGAAAAGGAACTGGTGGAGAAAACAGAGGAAGTCAAACTTCAGATGGTTGCTAAATCAAACGATGAATTAAAAGTTAAACAG AATCTTGAGGTAGCAGCAGCTGATAGACTATCCGAGTGCCAAAAGACGATATCATCACTTGCTAGACAGTTGGAATCTTTAGCGACGCTTGAAGACTTCCTGATCGACACTGCGAATCTACCTGGTTTCTCTGGAAATTCATCTGTCGCAAAAACAGGTGGTGAGTTATGGAAGTTGCATTCAAACGATACCTACATGCCTAAAAAGACtataattcctgcaaaacaagttGAAAACAATGGTGATAAAGACGAGTCACCATCATCAACTTCTTCGTCGGCTTCATCTGTTGTCTCGTTAAATCATTTTGGTGGCCATTCTAAAagcaagaatggttttgaaaagCTGTTTTCAAGGAACAAGAATGGAATTCAAGGTGAAATTCATCATGGGTAA